Proteins encoded within one genomic window of Nilaparvata lugens isolate BPH chromosome 11, ASM1435652v1, whole genome shotgun sequence:
- the LOC111047762 gene encoding uncharacterized protein LOC111047762 has translation MAGVMCLREFALILSLAIVSNYISAASASIIVSSVNSAQFHHIECKEDHDCYDFRLICDKNNHTCQCTQFYYWDEGHKECILNTRSLEVWLGNLSVEPDPSDKSSSRIESMFWVQAFAGITAITILILISIVCFVVFCYCNKETHSDREAMLANK, from the exons ATGGCTGGTGTCATGTGTTTGAGAGAATTTGCTTTGATACTGAGCTTAGCAATTGTATCGAATTATATAAGTGCAGCTTCTGCCAGTATAATTG tgTCCAGTGTGAATAGTGCCCAGTTCCATCACATAGAATGCAAGGAAGATCATGACTGCTACGACTTCAGGTTAATTTGTGACAAGAACAACCATACATGTCAATGCACACA GTTCTATTATTGGGACGAGGGTCATAAGGAATGTATTCTAAACACCAGATCACTTGAAGTTTGGCTCGGAAATCTGTCTGTAGAGCCAGATCCATCAG ATAAATCAAGCTCCCGAATTGAAAGCATGTTTTGGGTACAAGCATTTGCTGGGATAACAGCTATTACTATTCTAATTCTTATATCGATTGTatgttttgttgttttctgTTATTGTAATAAAGAAACTCATAGTGATAGGGAAGCCATGCTAGCAAATAAATAG